The following is a genomic window from Phaeodactylum tricornutum CCAP 1055/1 PHATR_bd_41x36 genomic scaffold, whole genome shotgun sequence.
atattgcattagcataggtcctcgtatccgctgtttaacccgtggggagcgttgtaAGCGAGatgagttttacagtccctaagtccgtTTAGGTGTATCACAGGTTtttcgtaataacgcccatttgcgtttaccaggtattgtcgacatcgcgttattcctgtcttttgtacgtacattggttgtactacgtaacaaaAAGTAGAtttatcaccaatccaatagaattacttagacaagagacaaaccatgttgaagatcccagagcaattacttattgaaaagacaaactatgttgaagatcccggagcagttatctacgcaaaagacaaatcaacttgaagatcccggagcagttacctacgcaaaagacaaaccaacttgaagatcccggagcagttacctacgcaaaagacaaaccaacttgaagatcttggagcaattacttagaaatagtttttgtataaattgtatacagctaggtatacccctacttctctgggatcttcctgcccttaggcAAGGTTTCCAATTTGAGAAAGACATTATTGTGAAAACCGTGTTTTTTGGCGTCCATCAACGGTTTGAGCGCGACGGCGTAGTTGCCGGCGCACTTGGTAGATCCCATGCCGCCGTGGGAGGCCCGTGCCCAACGCGTTTCCAGATGCAGGTTGAGTCCGGCCATGGCTGAGGCAAAGTAGTTTCCTGTCGGCGAGACTTAAAGGAGGAAGGACACTTGCGGACTTGGGTAGAGTCCGAGCTGTTGTCCGGATCCCAGGAGCATGGGGCGGACGTAAAGCTTCATGCCATCACCGACGGGAGGCAGCAAGTGTGCATTCTTCTGGACAGCAAGCTGCACTGCTTGGAGAAACAAACACTTACTTGGCATGGGTAGACACATTTCGTGTGCCCCTGCCCGCATACACGCATAGTTCTGGTCGGGACGGAACACAACAGCCTTGAGGTCGGTGACGTGGTATGCTTTCAATCCTTCCCACAAGGTGGTGCCGTAGTTGAGCGACGTTGTGGCGGGAGTCAGCGGGAGTGGACGGTCCTGGTACAAAAAGACActgctttccaattcttgcaGGAGTTTTTCCTCCTCCGACCAATCCGTGGTAGTCGTCAAGTGGAGATAAGTCTTctctggtgttagcctaccctatccgcaaaaaatATCCGCGGTCAATGCTGTTCGCGTGCTGCATTGTTGATGCACAcatggtgccgtgagtgtttctTTTGTAAAAATTGACAAAGCTTGACGAAAATTTCATCTGCTTGTAGCTTTAGCAacggcaagtccaattcGGCTGACAATGAgtgtcagaatacggttgtacgtaagcaacacaaaacacaaacgcaatttgcggaagaacaactgactgtgaaagctgtttgccagacgtcagcaagttaggtat
Proteins encoded in this region:
- a CDS encoding predicted protein; this translates as MCASTMQHANSIDRGYFLRIGVFLYQDRPLPLTPATTSLNYGTTLWEGLKAYHVTDLKAVVFRPDQNYACMRAGAHEMCLPMPMQLAVQKNAHLLPPVGDGMKLYVRPMLLGSGQQLGLYPSPQVSFLL